Proteins encoded by one window of Mesorhizobium sp. INR15:
- a CDS encoding type II secretion system F family protein has product MQSLIEFLASLAPTSLVPVAVLLLALGSAAVAWPLVAAKGGRNELKRRLKLDDMPVAAKAEPSQKKNTGIVRETAVKRAQEFYAKSDPENVARLRLKLIQAGYMEPRAVGMFFLIRFTAMIGTTVGVFVLNRWLASPDATMASRWAFVILSGAAGYFVPGLVLGQKVREKMREYRNGFPDFMDLMIVCSDAGMSMEAGIERVSKELAKTYPALSQNLQLVSLELRAGRSLDDALKALADRLSLDEVRSFATLLQQSKELGTSLSGALRVFSDEMRHKRMSLAEEKAHALPAKMSVPVVVCILPVVLMIAVIPIIVKMTAH; this is encoded by the coding sequence ATGCAAAGCCTTATCGAATTCCTCGCCTCGCTTGCACCAACGTCACTGGTTCCGGTCGCTGTCCTGCTGCTGGCCCTGGGATCCGCAGCCGTGGCATGGCCATTGGTGGCGGCGAAAGGCGGGCGCAACGAACTCAAGCGCCGGCTCAAGCTGGATGATATGCCGGTGGCCGCGAAGGCCGAGCCGTCTCAGAAAAAGAATACCGGCATCGTGCGCGAGACGGCGGTGAAGAGGGCGCAGGAGTTCTACGCCAAGAGCGATCCGGAAAATGTCGCCCGGCTGCGTTTGAAGCTCATCCAGGCGGGCTACATGGAGCCTCGCGCAGTCGGCATGTTCTTCCTCATTCGCTTCACCGCGATGATCGGCACGACGGTCGGCGTCTTTGTGCTCAACCGGTGGCTGGCCAGTCCTGACGCGACGATGGCCAGCCGGTGGGCATTCGTCATCCTGTCGGGCGCTGCCGGCTATTTCGTGCCAGGCCTGGTACTGGGCCAGAAGGTTCGGGAAAAGATGCGCGAGTACCGCAACGGTTTTCCCGATTTCATGGACTTGATGATCGTCTGCTCGGACGCCGGCATGAGCATGGAGGCCGGCATCGAGCGCGTTTCGAAGGAACTCGCCAAGACCTATCCGGCGCTCAGCCAGAATCTGCAGTTGGTGTCACTGGAGCTGAGGGCCGGCCGCAGCCTCGACGATGCGCTGAAGGCGCTTGCCGATCGCCTCAGCCTTGACGAGGTTCGTTCCTTCGCCACGCTCCTGCAGCAATCGAAGGAGCTCGGCACCAGCCTGTCTGGGGCGCTGCGCGTCTTTTCCGATGAGATGCGCCACAAGCGCATGTCGCTGGCGGAGGAGAAGGCGCACGCCTTGCCGGCGAAGATGTCGGTGCCGGTCGTGGTCTGCATCCTGCCGGTTGTGCTGATGATCGCTGTCATCCCGATCATCGTCAAAATGACGGCGCACTAG
- the cpaB gene encoding Flp pilus assembly protein CpaB has translation MPVPETPKIEFKTIVVANAPLRYGMVLDRATLSQIPWPQDSVPQGAFTTVDALLAEGGRVVLSPIEINEPVLLSKLSGPNGRATLSNMLSPGMRAVTIRIDEIAGVGGFVTPGDRVDVVLTRDAGAIQEVAKNAQGAAGSTVTSEIVVADAKVLSVGQGADERQTAPQIANSVTIEVTTDGAQKVALARTVGSLSLSLRSASEGGDGKNGVTTISSFGGSVASSVQAAAGSLFNAVAKEPEKPKFKTIIVTRGTKAEEYQVPSRDQK, from the coding sequence ATCCCGGTGCCTGAAACGCCCAAGATCGAGTTCAAGACGATCGTGGTGGCGAACGCGCCATTGCGCTACGGCATGGTGCTCGACCGGGCCACGCTCAGCCAGATCCCCTGGCCGCAGGATTCCGTGCCACAGGGCGCGTTCACCACGGTTGATGCCTTGCTGGCCGAGGGCGGCCGCGTCGTGCTGTCGCCGATCGAGATCAACGAACCGGTGCTGCTCAGCAAGCTGTCCGGTCCCAATGGCCGCGCGACGCTGTCCAACATGCTGTCGCCGGGAATGCGGGCGGTCACCATCCGCATCGATGAGATCGCCGGTGTCGGTGGTTTCGTCACACCGGGCGACCGTGTCGATGTCGTGTTGACACGCGATGCCGGCGCAATCCAGGAAGTGGCCAAGAACGCGCAAGGTGCCGCCGGTTCGACGGTCACCTCGGAGATCGTCGTTGCCGACGCCAAGGTGCTGAGTGTCGGGCAGGGCGCGGACGAGCGCCAGACCGCACCGCAGATCGCCAACTCAGTGACCATCGAGGTGACGACCGATGGCGCGCAGAAGGTCGCACTTGCCCGCACCGTGGGCTCGTTGTCGCTGTCGCTTCGGTCGGCCAGCGAAGGCGGCGACGGCAAGAACGGCGTTACCACCATTTCCTCGTTCGGTGGCTCGGTGGCTTCGAGTGTCCAGGCAGCGGCGGGTTCGCTGTTCAACGCGGTGGCTAAGGAGCCGGAGAAGCCGAAGTTCAAGACGATCATCGTAACGCGCGGCACGAAGGCCGAGGAATACCAGGTTCCTTCGCGAGATCAGAAATAA
- a CDS encoding CpaF family protein gives MTSRFSTLQNRDARPLRSAEATPVAHHAVVIPTTRKVLAKAEASPAKSANKVLDARVRIHRLLLEEINLVALERLPKDEMRRQVHDFVQEKTKQERMAINAAELDALVDDIVDEMVGLGPLEPLLKDPEINDILINGHENCFVEKRGKLQPVSIPFKDEAHLLRIVNKIVAAVGRRVDESQPMVDARMLDGSRFNAAIRPVAVDGPLVSIRKFSKNKLGLHKLVEFGAITQNMAEVLAAAVHARKTTIISGGTGTGKTTMLNALSAFIPEDERLITIEDAAELQLQQPHVARMETRPANIEGHGELKQRDLVKNALRMRPDRIILGECRGEEAFDMLQAMNTGHEGSMATIHANTPRDAISRLEQMLGMTGMPMTVQSIRSQISSAIELIVQLTRLSDGKRKVTSVTEVTGMEGDVIQMQEIFRFVRTGMEADGTILGYYEATGIRPRFLDDLRAMGIEFPGRYFEPGRPQE, from the coding sequence ATGACCAGCCGTTTCTCCACCCTGCAGAACCGTGATGCACGGCCACTGCGCTCCGCTGAAGCGACACCGGTAGCGCATCACGCCGTAGTCATTCCGACGACCCGCAAGGTCCTGGCAAAGGCGGAGGCCTCGCCGGCAAAAAGCGCCAACAAGGTGCTGGATGCACGCGTGCGGATCCATCGCCTGCTGCTCGAAGAGATCAACCTTGTCGCGCTGGAGCGCCTGCCCAAGGATGAGATGCGCCGGCAAGTGCATGATTTCGTGCAGGAAAAGACAAAGCAGGAGCGGATGGCGATCAACGCCGCCGAGCTTGACGCACTGGTCGACGACATTGTCGACGAGATGGTTGGCCTTGGCCCACTGGAGCCGCTGCTGAAGGACCCCGAGATCAACGACATTCTGATCAACGGCCACGAGAACTGCTTTGTCGAAAAAAGGGGCAAACTGCAGCCGGTCAGTATTCCGTTCAAGGATGAGGCGCATCTGCTGCGCATCGTCAACAAGATCGTTGCCGCGGTCGGCCGGCGGGTTGACGAGTCCCAGCCGATGGTCGATGCGCGCATGCTGGATGGATCGCGCTTCAACGCCGCCATCCGTCCGGTCGCTGTCGACGGGCCGCTGGTCTCGATCCGCAAATTCTCCAAGAACAAGCTTGGGCTGCACAAGCTGGTCGAATTCGGCGCTATCACGCAGAACATGGCCGAAGTGCTTGCGGCTGCCGTGCATGCCCGCAAGACGACGATCATTTCCGGCGGTACCGGCACCGGCAAGACGACAATGCTCAATGCGCTGTCAGCCTTCATTCCGGAAGACGAACGGCTGATCACCATTGAGGACGCGGCCGAACTCCAGCTGCAGCAACCACATGTGGCACGCATGGAGACGCGGCCGGCCAACATCGAGGGCCATGGCGAGCTGAAACAGCGTGATCTGGTCAAGAACGCGCTTCGCATGCGTCCCGACCGCATCATCCTTGGCGAGTGCCGCGGCGAGGAAGCCTTCGACATGCTGCAGGCGATGAACACGGGCCACGAAGGCTCGATGGCGACCATTCACGCCAACACCCCGCGCGACGCCATTTCGCGCCTTGAGCAGATGCTGGGCATGACCGGCATGCCGATGACGGTGCAATCCATCCGCAGCCAGATATCCAGCGCGATCGAACTTATCGTGCAGCTGACACGTCTGTCGGACGGCAAGCGCAAGGTGACGAGCGTGACCGAGGTCACCGGCATGGAAGGCGATGTCATCCAGATGCAGGAGATCTTCCGGTTCGTGCGTACCGGCATGGAAGCCGATGGCACGATCCTTGGTTACTACGAGGCGACCGGCATTCGGCCGCGCTTTCTCGATGATCTGCGCGCCATGGGTATTGAATTTCCCGGCAGATATTTCGAACCCGGCCGGCCGCAGGAGTAA
- a CDS encoding CpaE family protein — MASGIKTKKILLVSTDRTFLQDTRTAFSASEIIQLSTVEKSVTELRGEIQETDFGAIIVDMDAARLEEVESLQRIMRRLEGRVPVVVVTQEFNAAAVRILVQLQVADFLVKPITTADLVRSVVRALQGPGREENTESQIYTFMPAAGGVGTTTLALQTAFQLHHSVTRGASTCVVDLNFQQGACAEYLDLEPRFDITEIENQPERLDRQLLDVMLSKHASGLCVLAAPTHPSEMRSFKTDVVVRMLDLVSAYFDNVVIDMPRTWFPWTETVLLGSNKLYIVAEMTVPCLRHTQRLIQAVYETAGKEVKPNVIVNRFEQKMFDNGIKQADVQDILGEHFVGGIANNYRLVREAVDRGVPLHEIDPNANVINDLKKIILPEEAVATQLKSRSLFSIGKGLLKRKAG; from the coding sequence ATGGCAAGCGGCATCAAAACCAAGAAAATTCTGCTCGTATCCACCGACAGGACCTTCCTGCAGGACACGCGGACGGCATTTTCCGCCTCCGAAATCATCCAGCTTTCGACGGTTGAAAAAAGCGTCACCGAGTTGCGCGGCGAGATCCAGGAGACCGATTTCGGCGCGATCATCGTCGATATGGACGCGGCACGGCTCGAAGAAGTCGAGTCGTTGCAGCGCATCATGCGCCGGCTGGAGGGCCGGGTTCCGGTGGTCGTGGTCACCCAGGAGTTCAACGCGGCCGCGGTGCGTATCCTGGTTCAGCTTCAGGTGGCGGATTTCCTGGTCAAGCCGATCACCACCGCTGACCTCGTCCGTTCCGTCGTGCGCGCCTTGCAGGGACCGGGGCGCGAGGAGAATACTGAATCGCAGATCTATACGTTCATGCCGGCCGCCGGTGGCGTCGGCACCACGACACTGGCGCTGCAGACGGCTTTCCAACTGCATCACTCGGTGACGCGAGGAGCGTCGACATGCGTGGTCGACCTCAATTTTCAGCAAGGCGCCTGTGCTGAATATCTCGACCTCGAACCGCGTTTCGATATCACCGAAATCGAAAACCAGCCCGAGCGTCTCGACCGGCAATTGCTCGATGTGATGCTGTCGAAGCACGCGAGCGGACTGTGCGTGCTGGCGGCGCCGACGCATCCTTCGGAAATGCGCTCGTTCAAGACGGACGTCGTGGTGCGGATGCTGGATCTCGTTTCGGCCTATTTCGACAATGTCGTCATCGACATGCCGCGCACCTGGTTTCCGTGGACGGAGACGGTACTGCTGGGCTCCAACAAGCTCTACATCGTCGCCGAAATGACGGTGCCATGCCTGCGGCACACGCAGCGGCTGATCCAGGCGGTCTATGAGACTGCCGGCAAGGAAGTGAAGCCGAATGTCATCGTCAACCGCTTCGAGCAGAAGATGTTCGACAACGGCATCAAGCAGGCGGATGTCCAGGACATCCTGGGCGAGCATTTTGTTGGCGGCATCGCCAACAATTACCGCCTGGTGCGCGAGGCGGTCGACCGTGGCGTCCCCCTGCACGAGATCGACCCGAACGCCAATGTCATCAACGATCTGAAGAAGATCATCCTTCCGGAAGAAGCGGTCGCGACCCAGTTGAAATCGCGGTCGCTGTTCAGCATCGGCAAAGGCTTGCTGAAGAGGAAGGCAGGATGA
- a CDS encoding type II secretion system F family protein: MFNGLSAIYVVYAAAALTGIMIAEACYLLYAGRSDKRTAINRRMKLQESKISQEQVLIQLRKERGLDAGSPLFSLDRFRALRTQSGMIMPLSKFLMITSGVAMAVALAAVSRGLPLLLGLLLFVMLAPILPVMTMRFKRGRRLKRFGMQLPEALELITRGLKAGHPVPVAIAMVSREMPDPIGTEFGVIADEVTYGSDLVSALNSLFDRVGHEDLPLFVTAVSIQTSSGGNLREILDGLSTTIRERGKLRRKVRAISTEGRLSAYILTAVPALLFAAIMALMPQYYADVWGVPKTWYMIGGSVTWLMLGNLMMFKMSNFKF, from the coding sequence GTGTTCAACGGGCTCAGCGCGATCTACGTCGTCTATGCCGCGGCAGCGCTTACCGGCATCATGATCGCCGAGGCCTGTTATCTGCTTTACGCCGGCCGCAGCGACAAGCGCACCGCCATCAACCGGCGCATGAAACTGCAAGAAAGCAAGATCAGCCAGGAACAGGTGCTGATCCAGCTGCGCAAGGAGCGCGGCCTCGATGCTGGTTCGCCGCTGTTTTCACTCGACCGGTTTCGCGCCTTGCGCACGCAATCGGGCATGATCATGCCACTGTCGAAGTTCCTGATGATTACATCCGGCGTGGCCATGGCCGTCGCTCTGGCCGCCGTCTCGCGTGGTTTGCCGCTGTTGCTCGGGCTGCTGCTGTTTGTCATGCTTGCGCCGATCCTGCCGGTGATGACGATGCGCTTCAAACGCGGCCGGCGGCTGAAGCGGTTCGGCATGCAGTTGCCGGAGGCGCTCGAACTGATCACGCGTGGCCTGAAGGCTGGTCATCCGGTGCCGGTGGCGATCGCCATGGTGTCGCGCGAGATGCCAGACCCGATTGGCACCGAATTCGGTGTCATCGCCGATGAGGTGACCTATGGCTCCGATCTTGTTTCGGCGTTGAATTCGCTGTTCGATCGTGTTGGCCACGAGGATCTGCCACTGTTCGTCACCGCCGTGTCAATCCAGACCAGCTCCGGCGGCAACCTGCGCGAAATTCTCGATGGCCTGTCGACGACCATCCGAGAGCGCGGCAAGCTGCGCCGCAAGGTGCGCGCCATTTCCACGGAAGGCCGGTTGTCCGCGTATATCCTGACGGCGGTGCCTGCTTTGCTGTTCGCAGCCATCATGGCGCTGATGCCGCAATACTACGCCGACGTCTGGGGCGTACCGAAGACGTGGTACATGATCGGCGGCTCGGTTACCTGGCTGATGCTGGGCAACCTGATGATGTTCAAGATGTCGAATTTCAAGTTCTGA
- a CDS encoding type II and III secretion system protein family protein — translation MAKRLLALRGLAMAATLAMSGMLAFSPSARADNDIVYVSSTKNASIKVAKGKPKTVMTSAAFYQIVIGDPEIANVNPLTDKSFYVLGNNLGTTGIALFDEKKQLVGTVDIEVTLDTDQLASTIRASVPDANIKVGSANGRVVLSGEADDAVAADKANKIATRFSGNEEVINSVNISSSQQVQLNVRFVEINRQAGQALGAKYSANFAYGLGGRDVSLDPGNVPAAGNGEIIGRLLSNGVSIDIAIKALEDHGLARRLAEPNLIARSGETASFLAGGEFPIPVSEDNGKISVSYKKYGVSLDFKPTVLKDGLVSLDIAPEVSSIDASASYNIGSISVPGFIVRRAKTSVDLKNGQSFMIAGLLQSQNDITTSRLPGLGKLPVLGSLFSSKSYQRRETDLVIIVTPYLVKPVDPSKKLAEPTDGTQAASNVDYFLNNTEEVKASDGNRALAMADGSAAQPTPITTVGHFLDLPKD, via the coding sequence ATGGCAAAGAGGCTGCTGGCTTTGCGCGGCTTGGCGATGGCGGCCACGCTGGCGATGAGCGGCATGCTGGCGTTCTCGCCGTCGGCCAGGGCCGACAACGACATTGTCTATGTGTCGTCGACCAAGAATGCATCGATCAAGGTAGCCAAGGGCAAGCCGAAGACGGTCATGACCAGTGCCGCCTTCTACCAGATCGTCATAGGCGATCCGGAGATCGCCAACGTCAACCCGCTGACCGACAAATCCTTCTACGTGCTGGGCAACAACCTTGGCACCACCGGCATCGCGCTCTTCGACGAGAAGAAGCAGCTGGTCGGCACCGTCGACATCGAAGTGACGCTCGACACCGACCAACTGGCAAGCACCATCCGCGCCAGCGTGCCGGATGCCAACATCAAGGTTGGTTCCGCCAATGGCCGCGTGGTGCTGTCGGGCGAGGCGGATGACGCGGTCGCCGCGGACAAGGCAAACAAGATTGCAACGCGCTTCTCCGGCAATGAGGAAGTGATCAATTCGGTCAATATTTCGTCGTCGCAGCAAGTTCAGCTCAACGTGCGCTTCGTCGAGATCAACCGTCAGGCTGGGCAGGCGCTCGGTGCGAAATACAGCGCAAACTTCGCCTACGGTCTCGGCGGGCGTGACGTTTCGCTGGATCCAGGCAACGTGCCAGCCGCAGGGAATGGCGAGATCATCGGCCGGCTGTTGTCGAATGGTGTCTCAATCGATATCGCCATCAAGGCGCTGGAAGATCACGGACTCGCCCGGCGGCTGGCCGAACCAAACCTGATTGCCCGTTCGGGCGAGACCGCGAGTTTCCTTGCCGGCGGCGAATTCCCGATCCCGGTTTCCGAGGACAATGGCAAGATCTCGGTCAGCTACAAGAAATACGGCGTCAGCCTCGATTTCAAGCCGACCGTGCTCAAGGACGGGCTGGTCAGCCTGGATATCGCTCCTGAAGTTTCGTCGATCGATGCATCGGCCTCCTACAATATCGGCAGCATTTCAGTGCCGGGCTTCATTGTGCGCCGTGCCAAGACGTCGGTCGATCTGAAGAACGGCCAGAGCTTCATGATCGCCGGACTCCTGCAGTCGCAGAACGACATCACCACGTCGCGGCTTCCCGGCCTGGGCAAGCTGCCGGTGCTAGGCTCGCTATTTTCGTCGAAGTCCTACCAGCGGCGTGAGACCGATCTGGTGATCATCGTCACCCCCTATCTGGTCAAGCCCGTCGATCCATCCAAGAAGCTTGCCGAACCGACCGATGGCACGCAGGCGGCCAGCAATGTCGACTATTTCCTCAACAATACCGAGGAAGTGAAAGCGTCCGATGGCAATCGCGCGCTGGCCATGGCCGACGGCAGCGCCGCGCAGCCGACACCCATCACCACCGTCGGGCATTTCCTCGACCTGCCGAAGGACTGA
- the parE gene encoding DNA topoisomerase IV subunit B, producing the protein MDDNNDLFGSMDKQPQPVRPSARPADPLVQAAVKRPAPAKDGSEGYSAADIEVLEGLEPVRRRPGMYIGGTDDKAMHHLFAEVIDNSMDEAVAGHATFIDVELSADGYLAVTDNGRGIPVDPHPKFKKPALEVIMTTLHSGGKFDSKVYETSGGLHGVGVSVVNALSDHLEVEVARGRQLYRQRFSRGVPVSGLEQLGEVHNRRGTKIRFHPDEQIFGKGAAFEPARLYRMTRSKAYLFGGVEIRWTCDPSLIKEKDQTPAKAAFHFPGGLKDYLKASLGDDFQVTREIFAGKSEKQGGHGSLEWAVTWFGGDGFINSYCNTIPTGEGGTHEAGFRNVLTRGLRAYADLVGNKRASIVTSEDVMISAAGMLSVFIREPEFVGQTKDRLATIEAIRIVETAIRDPFDHWLADNPQEASKLLEWVIARADERVRRRQEKEVSRKSAVRKLRLPGKLADCTQNAAAGAELFIVEGDSAGGSAKQARDRASQAVLPLRGKILNVASAGNDKLAANQQISDLIQALGCGTRSKYRDEDLRYDRVIIMTDADVDGAHIASLLITFFYQEMPALIRGGHLYLAVPPLYSLRQGGKIAYARDDAHKDELLRTEFTGRGKVELGRFKGLGEMMAAQLKETTMDPRKRTLLRIDVIDAEAATKDAVDALMGTKPEARFRFIQERAEFAETEVLDI; encoded by the coding sequence ATGGACGACAACAACGATCTTTTCGGCAGCATGGACAAGCAGCCACAGCCGGTTCGGCCGTCGGCGCGCCCGGCTGATCCGTTGGTGCAGGCGGCCGTCAAGCGCCCGGCGCCAGCCAAGGATGGCAGCGAAGGCTACAGTGCCGCCGACATCGAGGTGCTGGAAGGGCTGGAGCCGGTGCGGCGGCGGCCGGGCATGTATATCGGCGGCACCGACGACAAGGCGATGCACCATCTGTTCGCCGAAGTCATCGACAACTCGATGGACGAGGCAGTCGCCGGCCATGCCACCTTCATCGATGTCGAGCTTTCCGCCGATGGCTATCTTGCCGTCACCGACAATGGCCGCGGCATTCCGGTCGACCCACATCCGAAATTCAAGAAGCCGGCGCTCGAAGTCATCATGACGACGCTGCATTCGGGCGGCAAGTTCGACTCGAAGGTCTACGAAACCTCCGGCGGTCTGCACGGTGTCGGCGTATCCGTGGTCAACGCATTGTCGGATCATCTCGAGGTCGAGGTCGCGCGTGGCCGCCAGCTCTACCGCCAGCGCTTTTCGCGCGGCGTTCCGGTGAGCGGCCTGGAGCAGCTCGGCGAAGTCCACAACCGGCGTGGCACCAAGATCCGCTTCCACCCCGACGAGCAGATTTTCGGCAAGGGCGCGGCGTTCGAGCCGGCGCGGCTCTACCGTATGACGCGGTCGAAAGCCTATCTGTTCGGCGGCGTCGAGATCCGCTGGACCTGTGATCCGTCGCTGATCAAGGAAAAGGATCAGACGCCGGCCAAGGCCGCGTTCCATTTCCCCGGCGGCCTCAAGGATTATCTCAAGGCATCGCTTGGCGACGACTTCCAGGTGACGCGCGAAATCTTCGCCGGCAAGAGCGAAAAGCAAGGCGGCCATGGCTCGCTCGAATGGGCGGTGACCTGGTTCGGCGGCGACGGCTTCATCAATTCCTACTGCAACACCATCCCGACTGGCGAAGGCGGCACGCACGAGGCCGGTTTCCGCAACGTCCTGACACGCGGCCTGCGCGCCTATGCCGACCTCGTCGGCAACAAGCGCGCTTCGATCGTAACCTCCGAGGACGTGATGATCTCGGCGGCGGGCATGTTGTCGGTATTCATCCGTGAACCGGAATTCGTCGGCCAGACCAAGGACCGTTTGGCGACCATCGAAGCCATCCGGATTGTCGAAACCGCCATCCGCGACCCGTTCGATCATTGGCTCGCCGACAATCCGCAGGAAGCATCGAAACTGCTCGAATGGGTGATCGCGCGCGCCGACGAACGGGTGCGCCGGCGCCAGGAAAAGGAAGTGTCGCGCAAGAGCGCGGTGCGCAAACTGCGGCTGCCCGGCAAGCTCGCCGACTGCACACAGAACGCCGCGGCCGGCGCCGAACTCTTCATCGTCGAAGGTGACTCCGCCGGCGGCTCGGCCAAGCAGGCGCGCGACCGGGCCAGTCAGGCCGTGCTGCCGCTGCGCGGCAAGATTCTCAACGTCGCGAGCGCGGGCAACGACAAGCTCGCCGCAAACCAGCAGATTTCCGACCTGATCCAGGCGCTTGGCTGCGGCACGCGGTCGAAATACCGCGACGAGGACTTACGCTACGACCGCGTCATCATCATGACCGACGCCGATGTCGACGGTGCCCATATCGCCTCGCTGCTGATCACCTTCTTCTATCAGGAGATGCCGGCGCTGATACGTGGCGGCCATCTCTACCTGGCGGTGCCGCCGCTCTACTCGCTCCGGCAAGGCGGCAAGATCGCCTATGCCCGGGACGACGCGCACAAGGACGAGCTTTTGCGCACCGAGTTCACCGGGCGCGGCAAGGTCGAGCTTGGCCGCTTCAAGGGCCTGGGCGAAATGATGGCTGCCCAGCTCAAGGAAACCACCATGGATCCGAGGAAGCGCACGCTGCTCAGGATCGACGTGATTGATGCCGAGGCGGCAACCAAGGATGCGGTCGACGCGCTGATGGGCACCAAGCCCGAAGCCCGCTTCCGCTTCATCCAGGAGCGCGCCGAATTCGCCGAAACGGAAGTGCTGGATATCTGA
- a CDS encoding diguanylate cyclase, whose product MLDFSSLLLAAALSGTCLSITMFAIWFTAPRAGFVLTVGCGILLLVAHVVLFWRYAKAPSPWLCQSVLMLLSLGFLTLCLSAMQYLGMHHYRRAILPTLAAMAVCGTATLFGFDGIGFIITYAAVTVLLSAIGLMFWIKGSNDRRILLVVSFLSGICAVSFGLCGLVLLVNGQWTLGVAPNNWAEALNSVVAVACMTGLGALTLSLHHLQAQIELRAETMTDPLTGLMNRRALMSLYGERSFGPFMSVSMFDLDHFKKTNDLYGHPVGDQVLCRFAAVVRKYARTGVDAYRLGGEEFALVMSRVTEDRAYDIASKISVAFGTEIVATPRGPLRSTVSGGIGFGRVDGARFEDVLAEADAALYAAKRAGRNQVVARRQEDKTGPVGPALRSA is encoded by the coding sequence ATGTTGGATTTCAGTTCGCTTCTGCTCGCGGCTGCACTGTCAGGCACCTGTCTCAGCATAACCATGTTTGCGATCTGGTTCACGGCGCCACGGGCCGGCTTTGTGCTGACGGTAGGGTGCGGCATTCTTTTGCTTGTCGCGCATGTGGTTCTGTTCTGGCGCTATGCCAAGGCTCCCAGTCCCTGGCTCTGCCAGTCCGTGCTGATGCTTCTCAGCCTGGGGTTCCTGACCCTCTGCCTGTCGGCCATGCAATATCTCGGCATGCATCATTACAGGCGCGCCATCTTGCCGACGCTCGCCGCAATGGCTGTCTGTGGGACGGCAACCCTCTTCGGCTTCGACGGCATCGGCTTCATCATCACCTATGCCGCTGTCACTGTGCTGCTCTCGGCGATCGGGTTGATGTTCTGGATCAAGGGCAGCAACGACCGCCGCATCCTGCTTGTGGTCTCATTCCTGAGCGGCATCTGCGCGGTGTCGTTTGGCCTGTGCGGGCTCGTTCTGCTGGTCAACGGGCAATGGACGCTCGGCGTTGCGCCGAACAACTGGGCCGAGGCATTGAATTCCGTGGTGGCGGTCGCCTGCATGACCGGGCTTGGCGCCTTAACGCTCTCGCTGCATCATCTGCAGGCGCAGATCGAGTTGCGGGCCGAGACAATGACCGACCCGCTGACGGGGCTGATGAACCGCCGGGCGTTGATGTCGCTTTATGGGGAGCGGAGCTTTGGTCCGTTCATGTCGGTCTCCATGTTCGACCTCGATCATTTCAAGAAGACGAACGATCTTTACGGCCATCCCGTCGGCGACCAGGTTCTATGCCGATTCGCTGCCGTGGTCAGGAAATATGCCCGGACCGGTGTCGATGCCTATCGGCTGGGCGGCGAGGAGTTCGCACTGGTCATGTCGCGGGTAACGGAAGACAGGGCTTACGACATCGCCAGCAAGATCAGCGTCGCTTTCGGCACCGAGATCGTGGCCACGCCGCGCGGTCCCTTACGCAGCACGGTCAGCGGCGGCATCGGCTTTGGACGTGTGGACGGCGCCCGTTTTGAAGATGTATTGGCGGAGGCTGACGCTGCGCTCTACGCGGCAAAGCGTGCCGGGCGAAATCAGGTCGTTGCCCGAAGACAGGAAGACAAGACCGGCCCGGTTGGACCGGCCTTGCGTTCCGCATAA